The proteins below are encoded in one region of Peribacillus muralis:
- a CDS encoding L-lactate dehydrogenase, with protein sequence MNSTQGNKVVLVGTGAVGSSYAYALMNQGTCDELVLVDLNQEKAKGDVMDLDHGLVYAPSAMNIKFGSYEDCQDAAIVVICAGAAQKPGETRLDLVKKNMNIFKTIVGSIMKSGFNGIFLVATNPVDILAYATWKFSGLPKEKVIGSGTILDSARFRSILGQEFNTAPTSIHAYIIGEHGDSQLPVWSSANFSGLPIAAKLTDARKKEIAVQVRDAAYQIIESKGATYYGIAMGLARITKAILKNENVVLPVGSLLEGEYGHSNVYIGTPTVINRTGAKNIVELALNETEKEQFARSVHTLQDIQAPFWE encoded by the coding sequence ATGAATTCTACACAGGGAAATAAAGTCGTTTTAGTTGGTACTGGGGCAGTTGGATCAAGTTATGCCTATGCTTTGATGAATCAAGGGACATGTGATGAGTTGGTCCTTGTTGATTTGAATCAGGAAAAAGCGAAAGGCGATGTCATGGACTTAGATCATGGTCTTGTGTATGCGCCTAGTGCCATGAATATAAAATTTGGATCATATGAGGATTGCCAGGATGCTGCAATCGTCGTCATATGTGCTGGCGCGGCACAAAAGCCCGGAGAAACCAGGTTAGATCTTGTAAAGAAAAACATGAATATATTCAAAACGATTGTAGGCAGCATCATGAAATCTGGATTTAATGGAATATTCTTGGTTGCAACGAATCCAGTGGACATTTTGGCGTATGCGACATGGAAATTTTCCGGTTTACCGAAAGAAAAAGTGATTGGTTCAGGGACGATATTGGATTCTGCAAGATTCCGCTCTATATTAGGGCAAGAATTTAATACGGCCCCTACAAGTATCCATGCTTATATCATTGGTGAGCATGGTGATTCACAACTTCCGGTTTGGAGCTCCGCCAATTTTTCCGGCCTGCCGATCGCAGCAAAATTAACGGACGCAAGAAAAAAAGAGATTGCCGTTCAAGTCCGTGATGCTGCCTACCAGATCATCGAGTCCAAGGGGGCTACGTATTATGGGATCGCCATGGGATTGGCAAGAATCACAAAAGCCATCTTAAAGAATGAAAATGTCGTCTTACCAGTTGGATCATTGTTGGAAGGCGAATATGGCCATAGTAATGTTTATATCGGGACCCCTACTGTCATCAATCGCACAGGGGCAAAAAATATTGTCGAGCTTGCCCTGAACGAGACCGAAAAAGAACAGTTTGCCCGTTCTGTCCATACGCTTCAAGATATTCAAGCCCCATTTTGGGAGTAG
- a CDS encoding L-lactate permease, producing the protein MLVQTFDPFNNLALSALVAAIPILLFLLCLTIFKMKGIHAALLNLVVTFLIVLFLFKLPLGEAIGSVAQGTFQGIWPIGYIIVMAVWLYKISVESGKFEVLRGSIAGISQDQRLQLLLIGFCFNAFLEGAAGFGVPIAICAVLLVSLGFKPLQAAMLCLIANGASGAFGAIGIPVGIIGTFGLENVTSMKVSMMTALTLPLINFTIPFLLIWLMDGFKGIREVLPAILVTSTTYTVSQAMMTVFVGPELADIIPSLLTMGVLALFLKKWQPTHPFLLNGKEVEFEKHSMGDIIKAWSPFYLLTLFVLIWSFPAFKGLFSQGGIFEATVLKFIFPGSSITIGIDIIGATGTAILLAALTTIATTKSIRVSESLALLKKTILEFRIPIIMICAIIGIAKLMAYGGLTNVLGEGVATTGQIFPLLSPLLGWIGVFMTGSVVNNNTLFAPIQATAGNIIGTNSSLLVSANTAGGVMAKLVSPQSIVIATAAVGETGKESALTKMTLKYSFGLLAFVCVWTFILSLFFK; encoded by the coding sequence ATGTTAGTCCAAACATTCGATCCATTCAATAATCTTGCACTTTCAGCATTGGTTGCAGCCATTCCGATCCTATTATTTCTATTATGCTTGACGATATTCAAGATGAAGGGGATCCATGCAGCCCTCCTAAACTTAGTTGTAACCTTTCTTATCGTCCTTTTTCTCTTTAAGCTACCCCTGGGGGAAGCGATCGGAAGTGTAGCTCAAGGTACATTCCAAGGGATATGGCCGATTGGTTATATCATCGTGATGGCCGTCTGGTTATATAAAATTTCCGTTGAATCGGGGAAATTCGAGGTTTTACGCGGTAGCATAGCAGGGATTTCCCAAGACCAGCGACTTCAGCTCTTACTTATTGGTTTTTGTTTTAACGCCTTTCTTGAAGGGGCAGCAGGATTTGGTGTGCCGATCGCAATCTGCGCCGTCCTGCTGGTTTCATTGGGGTTCAAGCCTTTACAGGCGGCGATGCTCTGTCTAATAGCAAACGGGGCTTCAGGGGCATTTGGGGCAATCGGCATACCGGTTGGCATCATCGGGACATTCGGCTTGGAAAATGTGACCTCCATGAAAGTGTCCATGATGACGGCCTTAACACTGCCGCTCATTAACTTTACGATTCCGTTTTTATTAATATGGCTGATGGATGGGTTTAAGGGGATCAGGGAAGTATTGCCGGCGATATTAGTGACATCGACTACTTATACGGTGTCCCAAGCGATGATGACCGTTTTTGTAGGTCCAGAGTTAGCTGACATTATTCCGTCTTTATTAACGATGGGGGTATTGGCACTATTTCTTAAGAAGTGGCAGCCTACCCATCCATTTTTACTCAACGGCAAAGAAGTTGAATTCGAAAAGCATTCAATGGGTGATATCATAAAGGCCTGGTCTCCCTTTTATTTATTGACACTATTCGTTTTGATTTGGAGCTTCCCCGCTTTTAAAGGACTTTTTTCCCAAGGAGGCATCTTTGAAGCGACTGTACTGAAATTCATTTTCCCGGGATCTTCGATTACGATCGGAATCGATATAATCGGAGCAACGGGAACGGCGATCTTATTGGCTGCGCTGACGACCATCGCCACTACAAAATCAATTCGTGTCAGTGAAAGTCTTGCTCTCCTGAAAAAAACGATTTTAGAGTTTCGTATTCCAATCATCATGATTTGTGCGATTATCGGCATAGCCAAATTGATGGCATATGGTGGATTAACAAATGTACTGGGCGAAGGGGTTGCGACAACGGGGCAAATCTTCCCGCTATTATCACCGCTATTAGGCTGGATTGGCGTGTTCATGACAGGATCTGTAGTGAATAACAATACGTTATTTGCGCCAATACAAGCCACGGCCGGGAACATCATAGGAACAAACTCATCCTTATTGGTTTCAGCAAATACGGCCGGCGGTGTCATGGCAAAGCTCGTTTCTCCACAATCAATCGTAATAGCGACGGCTGCCGTTGGCGAAACTGGAAAAGAATCCGCTTTAACGAAAATGACATTGAAATACAGCTTCGGTTTATTGGCATTCGTGTGCGTGTGGACATTTATTTTATCGCTATTTTTCAAGTGA
- a CDS encoding DsbA family oxidoreductase: MKVEIWSDYQCPFCYIGKRRFEEALKQFENKEQVEIAFRSFELNPEAERDIKMTQQEMLMKKYGMSQADVEASSQNLTQQAKELGLDYHLDKIVLTNSFDAHRLMYLAQSKGKENEMNERLFKAYFTEGKHIGDHATLANLAEAAGLDKSEAEALLSGTAFSAEVRGDEQEGSQLGITGVPFFVINRKYGISGAQPIEAFLDTLKKVWAEENPLQMVNDPATGDVCADGSCSVPEK, from the coding sequence ATGAAGGTGGAAATTTGGTCGGATTATCAATGTCCGTTCTGTTATATAGGAAAGCGTCGATTCGAAGAGGCTTTGAAGCAATTTGAAAATAAAGAGCAGGTGGAAATAGCGTTCCGCAGCTTCGAACTGAATCCTGAAGCGGAAAGGGACATCAAGATGACCCAACAGGAAATGCTCATGAAGAAATATGGCATGTCTCAAGCCGATGTGGAAGCAAGCAGCCAAAACTTGACGCAACAGGCAAAGGAATTGGGGCTTGATTATCACTTGGATAAAATCGTCTTGACGAATTCATTCGATGCTCATCGCTTGATGTACCTTGCCCAATCCAAAGGTAAAGAAAATGAAATGAACGAAAGACTGTTTAAAGCATACTTTACGGAAGGTAAGCATATTGGCGATCATGCGACGCTGGCTAATTTGGCTGAAGCGGCTGGACTTGATAAGTCCGAAGCTGAAGCCCTTCTCTCAGGGACGGCTTTCTCGGCTGAAGTAAGGGGCGATGAGCAGGAAGGAAGCCAGCTTGGAATAACCGGTGTTCCCTTCTTTGTCATCAACCGCAAGTATGGCATTTCCGGAGCTCAGCCAATTGAAGCTTTCCTCGATACATTGAAGAAAGTATGGGCCGAGGAAAACCCGCTGCAAATGGTGAATGATCCAGCAACAGGCGATGTTTGTGCGGACGGTTCTTGCAGCGTGCCGGAAAAATAA
- a CDS encoding RrF2 family transcriptional regulator — protein MSSGNRNNQIGPPRFAIAIHSLVWLAQSEKLLTSSVIASKVNSHATFLRRVMAQLAAEGIVETKEGRDGGYGLKVPAAQLTLADVYQAVRPECLVCMETSECGEVVKQLDTALEEIMNETEKETLRLLKGYTLADFMKKIDFTSFEKECLG, from the coding sequence ATGTCTTCAGGTAATCGGAACAATCAAATTGGACCGCCGCGCTTTGCCATCGCCATCCACTCCCTGGTTTGGCTTGCACAAAGCGAAAAGCTACTGACAAGTTCGGTGATCGCCTCAAAGGTGAACTCGCATGCTACTTTTTTAAGAAGGGTCATGGCTCAGCTTGCAGCAGAGGGTATCGTAGAAACAAAGGAGGGCCGTGATGGGGGATATGGCTTGAAGGTGCCCGCAGCACAGCTTACTTTGGCGGATGTGTATCAAGCGGTACGACCGGAATGCCTTGTTTGCATGGAAACGAGCGAATGCGGTGAAGTCGTGAAGCAGCTGGATACTGCTTTGGAGGAAATCATGAATGAAACGGAAAAGGAAACATTGCGATTGTTGAAGGGATATACGCTGGCGGATTTCATGAAGAAAATCGACTTCACTTCTTTTGAAAAAGAGTGTCTAGGGTAA
- a CDS encoding TetR/AcrR family transcriptional regulator, with the protein MSYDHDHLTNESTPSKIKEALLKLLIEKDIRHITSKEIAELANVSRGALYFYYEDKFDIFEEIVQEQKEGLQKAIFDSLNGFDQINLEEMKLKVLPSLSYVATQIPFFLNMMDRNKMPYINFHAFFFEVFNREIMLTPMKENVSDTLKDMYVHYRALYTYAIILFWFKEGMEPSPEKISQRYWDLVSQKRYYWMFGVPILPDEREDRIDRRVIRTRQALQEAMVQLIIEKKDYSAVTISDITRRSDVRRATFYDHYSSKADLLKAITHEFCADIITILTIEESSGNVTIKQAEAMLVRLFAYLSEHTSIVHFISGNYGIPDPIPEILNRLSDFYLKQKIDIHAGKKMYAYYVSGLLVGLILYRLHEGKVYTSQFLAQEFIQFLDLKKYKINLL; encoded by the coding sequence GTGTCATATGATCATGATCATCTTACCAATGAATCAACACCTTCAAAAATAAAGGAGGCTTTGCTCAAGCTCCTTATAGAAAAGGACATCCGCCATATAACGAGCAAGGAAATAGCGGAACTGGCAAACGTCAGCAGGGGTGCCTTGTACTTCTACTATGAAGATAAATTCGATATTTTCGAGGAAATAGTCCAAGAGCAAAAGGAGGGTTTACAGAAAGCCATCTTCGATTCCCTGAATGGCTTCGATCAAATCAACCTGGAAGAAATGAAATTGAAGGTCCTTCCTTCCTTATCATATGTGGCCACGCAAATCCCATTCTTTTTAAACATGATGGACCGGAATAAAATGCCCTATATCAATTTTCATGCGTTTTTCTTTGAAGTATTCAATAGGGAAATCATGCTGACCCCGATGAAGGAAAACGTTTCGGATACCTTAAAGGACATGTATGTGCATTACCGGGCCCTCTATACTTACGCCATCATCCTTTTCTGGTTTAAAGAAGGGATGGAGCCCTCCCCAGAAAAAATCAGCCAGCGATATTGGGATTTGGTCAGCCAGAAAAGGTATTATTGGATGTTTGGAGTTCCTATTTTGCCGGATGAAAGGGAAGACCGCATCGATCGGCGTGTAATCAGGACAAGACAAGCCCTTCAGGAAGCGATGGTCCAGCTGATCATTGAAAAAAAAGACTATTCAGCTGTGACGATATCCGATATCACCCGCAGAAGTGATGTGCGCCGTGCAACCTTTTATGACCATTATTCCAGTAAAGCTGACTTACTTAAAGCGATCACCCATGAATTTTGTGCAGATATCATCACGATTTTAACGATTGAAGAAAGCTCGGGGAACGTGACGATAAAGCAAGCGGAGGCCATGCTCGTTCGATTGTTTGCTTATCTGTCGGAACATACCTCCATCGTCCATTTCATCAGCGGGAATTATGGGATTCCCGACCCTATCCCTGAAATCCTCAATAGGTTGAGCGATTTTTATCTTAAGCAGAAAATAGACATCCATGCAGGCAAGAAAATGTATGCGTACTATGTATCCGGACTTTTGGTGGGCCTTATCTTATATAGGCTTCATGAAGGAAAAGTATATACGTCGCAGTTCCTTGCCCAGGAATTCATTCAGTTCCTTGATTTGAAAAAATATAAAATCAATCTGCTTTAA
- a CDS encoding aldehyde dehydrogenase family protein: protein MDIETKNEINRVFQLQKKHQKVLRSTTAEQRKGKLKRFLEVVVAHEEEIIEAVRQDVRKPHHEVKRAEILGTIKSIQDNINNLDEWMAPIEVGSSLNPDANGYLMYESKGTCLVLGPWNYPFMLTMAPLAAAIAAGNCAIIKLSDFTMKTSNIAAKIIREAFDEKEVAIFEGDVDVATELLEQPFDHIFFTGSTNVGKIVMTAAAKHLSSVTLELGGKSPTIIDEGYDLLDAAKKIAVGKFVNAGQTCIAPDYIFIKEDQQTEFTDHLQAIVQAGFLMEDGTADRNKFTQIVNERNFNRVKALYDDAIEQGAEVVFGGQFDLSDRTISPTVLKHVTHDMKIMQEEIFAPILPLLTYDELEGVIDSINERDKPLALYVFSSNQEVIDEVLNHTTSGNASVNDVVVHFTDYNLPFGGVNTSGIGSYHGIYGFKAFSHEKGVFVQAK from the coding sequence ATGGATATTGAAACGAAAAATGAGATAAATCGCGTATTCCAATTACAAAAGAAACACCAAAAAGTGCTGCGTTCAACAACCGCCGAACAAAGAAAAGGGAAACTGAAGCGGTTTTTGGAGGTGGTCGTCGCCCATGAGGAGGAGATCATCGAGGCGGTGCGCCAAGATGTGCGCAAGCCCCATCATGAGGTGAAGAGAGCGGAAATCCTTGGAACGATCAAATCGATCCAAGATAATATAAATAATCTTGATGAGTGGATGGCGCCTATTGAGGTGGGCTCATCCTTGAACCCTGATGCAAACGGGTATTTAATGTATGAATCGAAAGGGACTTGTTTAGTGCTTGGACCTTGGAATTACCCTTTCATGCTTACGATGGCCCCGCTTGCTGCTGCGATTGCAGCCGGTAACTGTGCAATCATCAAGCTTTCCGATTTCACGATGAAAACGAGCAATATTGCAGCGAAAATCATCCGGGAGGCATTTGATGAAAAAGAAGTGGCCATCTTTGAGGGCGATGTGGATGTAGCGACAGAGCTTCTTGAACAGCCATTTGACCATATCTTTTTTACTGGCAGCACGAATGTCGGCAAAATCGTCATGACTGCAGCAGCGAAGCATTTATCATCCGTTACACTTGAGCTTGGCGGTAAAAGCCCGACCATTATTGATGAAGGGTATGATTTGCTCGATGCCGCAAAAAAAATTGCCGTCGGTAAATTCGTCAATGCCGGCCAAACTTGTATTGCACCTGATTATATATTCATCAAGGAAGACCAGCAAACGGAATTCACGGACCATTTGCAAGCCATCGTACAAGCTGGATTCCTTATGGAAGATGGAACGGCCGACAGGAATAAATTCACGCAAATCGTCAACGAGCGGAATTTCAACCGGGTCAAGGCCTTATATGATGATGCGATCGAACAAGGTGCTGAAGTCGTCTTTGGCGGCCAGTTCGACCTAAGCGACCGCACCATTTCCCCGACAGTGTTGAAGCATGTCACTCATGATATGAAAATCATGCAAGAGGAAATCTTTGCACCCATCCTTCCGTTGCTGACCTATGACGAGCTGGAGGGAGTCATTGATTCCATAAACGAACGCGATAAGCCTCTGGCATTGTATGTTTTCAGCTCTAATCAGGAGGTCATTGATGAAGTCCTGAATCATACTACTTCCGGTAACGCTTCCGTCAATGACGTTGTCGTTCATTTCACGGATTATAATCTGCCATTCGGCGGTGTGAATACGAGCGGGATTGGTTCTTATCATGGCATTTATGGCTTCAAGGCCTTCTCACATGAAAAGGGAGTCTTCGTTCAAGCGAAATAA
- a CDS encoding TIGR03943 family putative permease subunit, producing the protein MKAFFIQKLEGLLLLGLGLMIFKLYVSGHLTKLIAPKMVPYALTALFAFFVISLLRLKKQKQGRNHCDCHSNGRSPASFLALKYSLFFIPILLGFILTDFTLSGEVLAKRGMAQQQTQKQGSHDIGKHVNQEKVTVTDDNYFEVLDDLLNNLDTIEGKEIELSGFVYREDRFTNKQVAISRLSMSCCVVDATLYGYMVNGHVKGMKTNDWYTITGTLKKGSYKGEAVPVIDLKHAKKIKAPKEVYLYDNVQIIQ; encoded by the coding sequence ATGAAAGCTTTTTTCATTCAAAAACTGGAAGGATTGCTGCTGCTGGGATTGGGTCTGATGATTTTTAAATTGTATGTGTCGGGTCACTTAACGAAATTGATCGCCCCCAAAATGGTGCCATATGCATTGACTGCGCTTTTTGCTTTTTTTGTGATCAGTCTTCTTCGGCTGAAAAAACAAAAACAGGGCAGAAATCATTGTGATTGCCATTCAAATGGAAGGTCCCCTGCATCATTTTTGGCCTTGAAATATAGTTTGTTCTTCATCCCGATCCTTCTCGGCTTCATCTTGACGGATTTTACTTTAAGCGGTGAAGTACTCGCCAAAAGGGGGATGGCCCAGCAGCAAACGCAAAAGCAAGGCTCGCATGATATAGGAAAGCATGTGAATCAGGAAAAAGTTACGGTCACGGATGATAATTATTTTGAGGTGCTGGATGACCTATTGAATAACCTTGATACGATTGAAGGGAAAGAAATCGAGCTTTCGGGCTTTGTATATCGCGAGGATCGTTTCACAAACAAACAAGTGGCAATCTCCCGCCTATCCATGTCCTGTTGTGTGGTCGATGCAACGTTGTATGGCTATATGGTCAACGGCCATGTAAAAGGAATGAAGACGAATGATTGGTACACCATTACAGGTACATTAAAAAAAGGAAGCTATAAAGGGGAAGCTGTGCCAGTGATCGATTTAAAGCATGCGAAGAAAATAAAGGCACCGAAAGAAGTGTATTTATACGATAATGTGCAGATCATTCAATAG
- a CDS encoding permease — protein sequence MLLKRYTGNLVLLILLFLMLAFFFLGDVFIPKAIDFSGYPLLHSVLVVFLGLFLESIPFLFLGAIASSFIQLFISEEIIQRMIPKSAIMAIFAAIVAALIIPVCECAIIPVVRRLIQKGVPVHAGVVLLVTAPILNVIVFGSTYYAFQNNPSILYGRIILCVLTAVIVGLFIYIFSRKDVVKEEKLEAVHEHHVHDFPPSKWTSFIEHTSQEFFMVGRYFIIGALFASIFQVLMDRTILAEIGQAPIKGTALMMGIAFVLSLCSSADAFVAASFSHSFLPGSILGFLVFGPMLDLKNVLIMMSCFKRSFVLTYVLLVFAVVFSLCLIAGGLISKGGL from the coding sequence ATGCTTTTGAAACGATACACGGGCAATTTGGTGTTATTGATTCTCTTGTTTTTGATGCTGGCATTCTTTTTTCTAGGCGATGTGTTTATTCCAAAAGCAATCGATTTCTCTGGATACCCGCTGCTTCATTCCGTGCTTGTCGTATTTTTGGGATTGTTTTTAGAATCGATTCCATTCCTATTCCTCGGTGCCATCGCCTCCTCCTTCATCCAGTTGTTCATCAGTGAAGAAATCATTCAGCGGATGATACCTAAAAGTGCCATCATGGCCATTTTCGCTGCGATAGTGGCGGCACTGATCATTCCGGTGTGCGAATGTGCGATCATCCCGGTCGTAAGAAGATTAATTCAAAAGGGCGTTCCGGTCCACGCTGGCGTTGTCCTGCTTGTAACCGCCCCGATATTGAATGTCATCGTCTTCGGCTCGACCTATTATGCGTTCCAAAATAATCCCTCCATATTATACGGAAGAATCATACTCTGTGTCCTGACGGCCGTTATCGTCGGATTATTCATTTATATCTTCAGCAGGAAAGATGTCGTGAAGGAGGAAAAGCTGGAAGCGGTTCATGAGCATCATGTACACGATTTTCCGCCGAGCAAATGGACAAGCTTCATCGAACATACTTCACAGGAGTTTTTTATGGTCGGAAGATACTTCATCATCGGAGCCTTGTTTGCCAGTATCTTTCAAGTACTCATGGATCGGACCATCCTGGCCGAAATCGGACAGGCCCCGATAAAAGGGACGGCACTGATGATGGGGATTGCTTTTGTCCTCTCGCTCTGTTCATCGGCAGATGCCTTCGTGGCCGCTTCCTTTTCCCATAGTTTCCTGCCTGGGTCCATTCTTGGCTTCCTTGTCTTTGGGCCGATGCTGGACTTGAAAAATGTCCTGATCATGATGTCTTGTTTTAAACGGAGTTTCGTCCTCACATATGTTTTGCTTGTTTTCGCCGTCGTCTTCAGCCTATGCCTCATCGCAGGTGGATTGATCAGTAAGGGAGGGCTTTGA
- a CDS encoding DinB family protein codes for MNFIEYDLLFESRNQLIGEISDLNETELDHRPSPGVWSIAQICHHLYLTEQVFTDVIANGIRERDFTTIIQKNIYLVSDRTKKFASPANLSPSANPFQLASIMDLLAESRDRLFQVLYEMDANTRLNKKKAKHPMFGDLSLDQWIELLSLHEQRHTKQIQEIKLSLL; via the coding sequence ATGAATTTTATCGAGTATGATCTGTTATTCGAATCAAGAAATCAGTTAATCGGGGAAATATCGGACTTGAATGAAACAGAGTTGGACCACCGTCCGTCACCCGGCGTATGGAGCATCGCGCAAATTTGCCATCACCTGTACCTGACGGAGCAGGTATTCACTGATGTGATAGCCAATGGCATCCGTGAAAGGGATTTCACCACTATCATTCAAAAAAATATTTACTTGGTTTCCGATCGAACGAAAAAATTCGCTTCCCCTGCTAACTTATCACCCTCCGCCAATCCGTTTCAGTTAGCAAGCATCATGGATTTACTCGCTGAATCCAGGGATCGGTTATTTCAAGTTCTTTATGAAATGGATGCAAATACGAGGTTAAATAAAAAGAAAGCGAAACATCCCATGTTCGGGGACCTCTCCTTGGATCAATGGATCGAGTTGTTATCCCTACATGAACAGAGACATACGAAACAGATACAAGAAATAAAGCTCTCACTCCTTTAA
- the guaC gene encoding GMP reductase produces the protein MENVFDYEDIQLIPAKCVVNSRSECDTSVTLGKHTFKLPVVPANMQTIIDEKIATYLAENGYFYVMHRFEPEKRVTFIQDMHARELIASISVGVKEEEYGFIEQLAADNIVPEFITIDIAHGHSNAVIKMIQHIKKHIPESFVIAGNVGTPEAVRELEHAGADATKVGIGPGKVCITKIKTGFGTGGWQLAALRWCAKAASKPIIADGGIRTNGDIAKSVRFGASMVMIGSLFAGHEESPGETFEKDGKAFKEYFGSASEFQKGEKKNVEGKKMFVEHKGSLEDTLKEMEQDLQSSISYAGGNKLEAIRNVDYVVVKNSIFNGDKVY, from the coding sequence ATGGAAAACGTATTTGATTATGAAGATATTCAATTAATTCCTGCAAAATGTGTAGTAAATAGCCGTTCTGAGTGCGATACATCCGTTACGTTGGGCAAACATACATTCAAGCTACCTGTCGTTCCTGCCAATATGCAAACGATCATTGATGAAAAGATTGCCACGTACCTGGCTGAAAACGGTTACTTTTATGTGATGCATCGCTTTGAACCTGAAAAACGAGTAACATTCATTCAAGATATGCATGCACGCGAATTAATCGCATCCATCAGCGTCGGTGTCAAGGAAGAAGAATATGGATTCATCGAACAATTGGCTGCAGACAACATCGTACCCGAATTCATTACGATCGATATTGCACACGGACATTCCAATGCCGTGATCAAAATGATTCAGCATATAAAAAAACACATACCTGAAAGCTTTGTCATTGCAGGGAATGTAGGAACTCCTGAAGCCGTAAGGGAGCTGGAACATGCAGGTGCCGATGCGACAAAGGTGGGCATTGGTCCAGGGAAAGTATGCATCACGAAAATCAAAACCGGATTCGGAACGGGCGGCTGGCAATTGGCTGCACTTCGCTGGTGTGCAAAAGCGGCAAGCAAGCCGATCATCGCCGACGGCGGCATCCGCACGAACGGAGATATAGCCAAATCAGTTAGATTCGGAGCTTCCATGGTCATGATTGGTTCATTATTCGCTGGACATGAAGAGTCTCCCGGGGAAACGTTCGAGAAAGATGGAAAGGCTTTTAAGGAATACTTTGGTTCTGCTTCCGAATTTCAAAAAGGCGAAAAGAAAAACGTTGAAGGCAAAAAGATGTTTGTCGAGCACAAAGGATCTTTGGAAGATACATTGAAAGAAATGGAGCAAGATCTTCAATCTTCCATTTCTTATGCTGGAGGAAACAAGCTGGAAGCAATACGCAATGTTGATTATGTAGTCGTCAAGAATTCGATCTTTAATGGCGACAAAGTATATTAA
- a CDS encoding zinc ribbon domain-containing protein YjdM, producing MADFPNCPTCNSEYTYEDGSLFICPECAHEWTAEAETDIGDQRMIKDANGNALNDGDTVTVIKDLKVKGSSSVLKMGTKVKSIRLVEGDHDIDCKIDGFGAMKLKSQFVKKI from the coding sequence ATGGCTGATTTCCCTAATTGCCCTACATGCAATTCAGAATATACATATGAAGATGGAAGTCTTTTCATTTGTCCGGAGTGCGCGCATGAGTGGACGGCAGAAGCGGAAACCGATATTGGTGACCAAAGGATGATCAAGGACGCAAATGGGAATGCCCTGAATGATGGGGATACCGTTACCGTCATCAAAGATCTTAAAGTGAAGGGAAGCTCATCCGTCTTGAAAATGGGCACGAAAGTCAAAAGCATCCGATTGGTCGAAGGAGATCATGATATTGATTGCAAGATCGATGGCTTTGGCGCGATGAAGCTGAAATCCCAGTTTGTTAAAAAGATATGA
- a CDS encoding response regulator transcription factor, whose protein sequence is MFKLLLIEDDTTLFNEMKDRLTQWSYDIHGISDFNKVFFEFTDIKPDLVIIDIQLPKFDGFHWCRLIRAHSNVPIIFLSSRDHPTDMVMSMQLGADDFIQKPFHFDVLIAKIQATLRRVYNYNTEKIEWKTWCGATVDYEKNTVSAATGAIELTKNEIFILKKLIEQKNKIVSREELINSLWDDKRFISDNTLTVNVNRLRKRLDEIGLGSYIETKVGQGYMAVEEVNA, encoded by the coding sequence TTGTTCAAACTGTTATTAATAGAAGATGATACGACATTATTCAATGAAATGAAAGATAGATTGACGCAATGGTCTTATGATATTCATGGAATCAGTGATTTTAATAAAGTCTTCTTCGAATTTACGGACATTAAGCCTGATTTGGTCATCATTGATATCCAGCTGCCGAAGTTTGATGGATTCCATTGGTGCAGGCTGATCCGGGCCCACTCCAATGTCCCCATCATCTTTTTATCGTCACGCGATCACCCTACCGATATGGTGATGTCGATGCAGCTTGGGGCAGATGACTTCATCCAGAAGCCCTTTCATTTCGATGTACTTATTGCCAAGATACAGGCCACCCTTCGCCGCGTTTATAATTACAATACCGAAAAAATCGAATGGAAAACCTGGTGCGGTGCAACGGTCGATTATGAAAAGAATACCGTTTCCGCCGCGACTGGAGCGATTGAATTGACAAAAAACGAAATTTTCATCTTAAAAAAGCTCATTGAACAAAAAAACAAGATCGTCAGCCGTGAAGAATTGATCAACAGCTTATGGGATGACAAGCGGTTCATAAGTGATAACACCCTTACCGTTAATGTGAACCGTTTACGCAAAAGGTTGGATGAAATCGGGTTAGGGTCATATATCGAAACGAAGGTCGGACAGGGCTATATGGCCGTTGAAGAGGTAAATGCATGA